From the genome of Odocoileus virginianus isolate 20LAN1187 ecotype Illinois chromosome 16, Ovbor_1.2, whole genome shotgun sequence, one region includes:
- the LOC110133206 gene encoding heterogeneous nuclear ribonucleoprotein A1-like — protein sequence MSKSESPKEPEQLRKLFIGGLSFETTDESLRSHFEQWGTLTDCVVMRDPNTKRSRGFGFVTYATMEEVDAAMNARPHKVDGRVVEPKRAVSREDSQRPGAHLTVKKIFVGGIKEDTEEHHLRDYFEQYGKIEVIEIMTDRGSGKKRGFAFVTFDDHDSVDKIVIQKYHTVNGHNCEVRKALSKQEMASASSSQRGRSGSGNFGGGRGGGFGGNDNFGRGGNFSGRGGFGGSRGGGGYGGSGDGYNGFGNDGSNFGGGGSYNNFGNYNNQSSNFGPMKGGNFGGRSSGPYGGGGQYFAKQRNQGGYGGSSSSSSYGSGRRF from the coding sequence ATGTCTAAGTCAGAGTCTCCCAAAGAGCCCGAACAGCTGCGGAAGCTCTTCATCGGAGGATTGAGCTTTGAAACAACTGATGAGAGTCTGAGGAGCCATTTTGAGCAATGGGGAACTCTCACAGACTGTGTGGTAATGAGGGATCCAAACACCAAGCGCTCCAGAGGCTTCGGGTTTGTCACATACGCCACGATGGAGGAGGTGGATGCGGCCATGAATGCAAGGCCACACAAGGTGGACGGAAGAGTTGTGGAACCAAAGAGGGCCGTGTCAAGAGAAGATTCTCAAAGACCTGGTGCCCACTTAActgtgaaaaagatttttgttggtggcattaaagaagacactgaagaacaTCACCTGAGAGATTATTTTGAACAGTATGGAAAAATTGAAGTAATTGAAATCATGACTGACCGAGGCAGTGGCAAAAAGAGAGGGTTTGCTTTTGTAACCTTTGATGACCATGACTCTGTAGACAAGATTGTCATTCAGAAATACCACACTGTGAATGGCCACAACTGTGAAGTGAGAAAAGCCCTGTCTAAGCAAGAGatggctagtgcttcatccagccagagaGGTCGAAGTGGTTCTGGAAACTTTGGTGGCGGTCGTGGAGGTGGTTTTGGTGGGAATGACAACTTTGGTCGTGGAGGAAACTTCAGTGGTCGAGGTGGCTTTGGTGGCAGCCGTGGTGGTGGCGGATAtggtggcagtggggatggaTATAATGGATTTGGTAATGACGGAAGCAATTTTGGAGGTGGCGGAAGCTACAATAATTTTGGCAATTACAACAATCAATCTTCAAATTTTGGACCCATGAAAGGAGGAAACTTCGGAGGCAGAAGTTCTGGCCCCTATGGTGGTGGAGGCCAATACTTTGCCAAACAACGAAACCAAGGTGGCTATGGTGgttccagcagcagcagtagctatgGCAGTGGCAGAAGGTTTTAA